In one Roseburia intestinalis L1-82 genomic region, the following are encoded:
- a CDS encoding LysM peptidoglycan-binding domain-containing protein, translated as MIEIIREENWDDTKEKKLPKDIRQIGRPDVGERIYIEDEVYRYLHPYESSCEKLVYVLLGRFENYSGRQCTFVEAAIQLEHLEFDAEIPRWSDHEWAYIYKRLKDEYDSMVIVGWALDHRGCLPNMTKQIEQFHQTHFGGVHQTLFLMDTLEKEETFFSIRNGHLYRREGFYIYYDRHAAVKLKKMEHREEKTEEVNLPETDEVTFMQPDEPVYDIKEKEDTNDIDILEEELYMEESMQPDEPGLQPHLERKRQGRYRKQLEEAEKTEEAKIPAYSSLVLAVVVLTLGFTAYQNHKKMNEMENTLAQMNQVHIVTEMPETEKTADSGIVVENIAGSIEKQTETKQADEHSTQTEAEQLQTNGTQAAEASAPDETAGIQAGTELSGMTDTEETAETSGTADAQKTMESQETESMQNREGEQKAEADTDETNSNKENVKETAAQPDEAQTYLKQGYYVVRQGDNLAAICRKIYQTTAMMDKVCEANGIDDPDAIYAGQYLTLPN; from the coding sequence ACAGATTGGGAGACCGGATGTTGGGGAGAGAATATACATAGAGGATGAAGTATACAGGTATCTGCATCCATATGAGAGCAGCTGTGAAAAACTTGTATATGTTTTGCTTGGAAGATTCGAAAATTACAGTGGAAGACAGTGCACATTTGTGGAGGCAGCAATACAGCTGGAACATTTGGAATTTGATGCAGAGATTCCAAGATGGAGCGACCATGAATGGGCGTATATATATAAACGGTTAAAAGATGAGTATGACAGCATGGTCATTGTTGGATGGGCATTAGATCACAGAGGATGTCTGCCGAATATGACAAAACAGATCGAACAGTTTCATCAGACGCATTTTGGCGGCGTTCATCAGACATTGTTCTTAATGGATACCCTGGAAAAGGAGGAAACATTTTTCAGCATCCGGAACGGACATCTGTACCGGAGAGAAGGATTTTACATATATTATGACAGGCACGCCGCGGTAAAATTAAAAAAGATGGAACACAGGGAAGAAAAAACAGAAGAAGTAAATTTGCCGGAGACAGACGAGGTTACATTCATGCAGCCGGACGAGCCTGTTTACGACATAAAAGAAAAGGAAGATACGAATGATATCGATATCCTGGAAGAAGAACTCTATATGGAAGAGAGTATGCAGCCGGACGAGCCCGGACTGCAGCCACATCTGGAACGAAAAAGACAGGGGCGTTATCGGAAACAACTGGAAGAAGCGGAAAAAACGGAAGAGGCAAAGATCCCTGCATATTCCTCCCTCGTATTGGCTGTGGTGGTACTGACTCTTGGTTTTACCGCTTATCAGAACCATAAGAAGATGAATGAGATGGAAAATACTCTGGCACAGATGAATCAGGTACATATCGTGACAGAAATGCCGGAAACAGAAAAAACGGCAGATTCTGGGATCGTGGTGGAAAATATTGCAGGAAGTATAGAAAAACAGACGGAGACAAAACAGGCGGATGAACACAGTACGCAGACAGAGGCGGAACAGCTTCAAACAAATGGAACGCAGGCGGCGGAGGCATCCGCACCGGATGAAACGGCAGGGATACAGGCAGGAACGGAATTGTCAGGAATGACAGATACAGAAGAAACTGCAGAAACGTCTGGAACAGCAGATGCCCAGAAAACGATGGAGTCCCAGGAAACAGAGAGTATGCAGAATCGGGAGGGAGAACAGAAGGCGGAAGCGGACACAGATGAAACAAACAGCAATAAGGAAAACGTAAAAGAGACGGCGGCACAGCCGGATGAGGCACAGACATATTTAAAACAGGGGTACTATGTGGTGCGGCAGGGGGATAATCTGGCTGCGATCTGCCGGAAAATATATCAGACAACAGCCATGATGGACAAAGTATGCGAGGCAAACGGGATTGATGATCCGGATGCAATCTATGCAGGCCAGTATCTGACGCTTCCGAATTAA
- a CDS encoding DUF5711 family protein yields the protein MAEKNKRGFHTVEEPDMEEYERKLREHRVKVVRRTVILIVTVLAVSAGLWVFMALRHYENFDVGSSVDRADTEATKFADFGGNILKYSNDGAFYTDTANELIWNQTYEMTDPQIDICEDYLTIYDKKGTMIYIMTKEGILGGIETTMPIQQVRVASQGTVAVLMKKDASGYLAMYDKTGAKLTEGEIHGAKKGYPVAIALSSDAVRLAVAMLDINDGSIKSTIAFYNFGTAGESEIDHVVGAQTFPDTVIPEIVYLADDRLAAFSDTGVILFEGSQKPKQSGTIPFEKEVKSIFYNDNYIGCVISNEDEAVTHHISVYDLDGKSVLEKDFTMEYTGVEFLANNEICITNENACDIYTIHGIYKFHHEFEQTLYKIISESGALNYTLILEDTTEKIRLK from the coding sequence ATGGCGGAAAAAAACAAGAGAGGATTTCATACGGTAGAAGAACCGGATATGGAAGAGTATGAACGCAAGCTGCGTGAACATCGGGTAAAAGTAGTCAGAAGAACCGTTATTCTGATCGTTACCGTATTGGCAGTTTCTGCGGGACTCTGGGTGTTTATGGCACTGCGCCATTATGAGAATTTTGACGTGGGATCGTCTGTTGACAGGGCTGATACGGAGGCTACAAAGTTTGCAGATTTTGGGGGGAATATTTTAAAATACAGCAACGACGGTGCTTTTTATACGGATACGGCAAACGAACTGATCTGGAATCAGACCTATGAGATGACCGATCCGCAGATTGATATTTGCGAAGATTACCTGACAATCTATGATAAAAAGGGAACTATGATCTATATCATGACAAAGGAGGGAATCTTAGGCGGAATAGAAACGACAATGCCGATCCAGCAGGTGCGTGTGGCATCGCAGGGAACGGTGGCGGTTCTGATGAAAAAAGATGCTTCCGGTTATCTTGCAATGTATGATAAAACAGGTGCAAAATTAACGGAAGGAGAGATTCACGGTGCAAAAAAAGGGTATCCGGTCGCGATTGCATTGTCATCGGATGCTGTAAGACTTGCAGTTGCCATGTTGGACATCAATGATGGAAGCATAAAAAGTACGATTGCTTTTTACAATTTTGGAACAGCAGGAGAAAGTGAAATTGATCATGTAGTCGGAGCGCAGACGTTTCCAGATACCGTGATCCCGGAAATTGTTTACCTGGCGGATGACAGGCTTGCGGCATTCTCGGATACCGGAGTGATCCTGTTTGAGGGATCTCAGAAACCAAAACAATCCGGAACGATCCCTTTTGAAAAAGAAGTGAAGAGTATTTTCTATAATGATAATTATATTGGCTGCGTGATAAGCAATGAGGATGAGGCAGTGACACATCACATAAGTGTCTATGATCTGGATGGAAAAAGCGTTCTGGAAAAAGATTTTACAATGGAGTATACAGGTGTGGAATTTCTTGCGAACAATGAGATTTGTATTACAAATGAAAACGCATGTGATATATACACCATACATGGGATATATAAATTCCATCATGAGTTTGAACAGACATTGTATAAGATCATTTCCGAGAGTGGCGCGCTGAATTATACATTGATACTGGAAGATACAACAGAAAAAATAAGACTGAAATAA